A genomic segment from Nocardiopsis sp. Huas11 encodes:
- the thiC gene encoding phosphomethylpyrimidine synthase ThiC: MTAVDGRDTGSTTDVHQVTTGPIMGSTKVHRELDTPEGLTLRVPQRRVELSNGSHFDLYDTSGPYTDDSAHIDVHAGLPRTRQSWVEAREPVNGAVTQLAYAKAGTITPEMRFVAARESMDPEYVRQEVALGRAVIPVNRCHPESEPTIIGKNFLVKINANIGNSAVTSSVPEEVEKMVWATRWGADTVMDLSTGKRIHETRERIIRNSPVPIGTVPIYQALEKVNGDPTALSWEVYRETIIEQAEQGVDYMTVHAGVLLRYVPLAARRVTGIVSRGGSIMAAWCLAHHKESFLYTHYEELCEIFREYDITFSLGDGLRPGSIADANDEAQFAELRTLGELTHIARAHDVQVMIEGPGHVPMNKIAENVRLEEELCGEAPFYTLGPLATDVAPGYDHITSAIGAAQIGWLGTAMLCYVTPKEHLGLPNRDDVKTGVITYKLAAHSADIAKGHPKAQEWDDELSKARFEFRWQDQFHLALDPETAQAFHDETLPAEPAKTAHFCSMCGPKFCSMKISQDVRRYAEENGLDTVAAIEKGMADKSEEFAEHGNRVYLPLAD; the protein is encoded by the coding sequence ATGACGGCTGTTGACGGCCGCGACACCGGTTCCACCACCGACGTGCACCAGGTGACCACCGGTCCCATCATGGGATCGACCAAGGTCCACCGGGAACTCGACACCCCCGAAGGGCTCACGCTCCGCGTCCCGCAGCGGCGGGTGGAACTCAGTAACGGCAGCCATTTCGACCTGTACGACACCTCAGGTCCGTACACCGACGACTCCGCGCACATCGACGTCCACGCCGGGCTGCCCAGGACCCGGCAGAGCTGGGTCGAGGCCAGGGAACCGGTCAACGGCGCGGTCACCCAGCTGGCCTACGCCAAGGCCGGCACCATCACCCCCGAGATGCGTTTCGTGGCCGCCCGCGAATCCATGGACCCCGAGTACGTCCGCCAGGAGGTGGCCCTGGGCCGGGCGGTGATCCCGGTCAACCGCTGCCACCCCGAGTCCGAACCGACCATCATCGGCAAGAACTTCCTGGTCAAGATCAACGCCAACATCGGCAACTCGGCGGTGACCTCCTCGGTCCCCGAGGAGGTCGAGAAGATGGTGTGGGCGACCCGCTGGGGCGCCGACACCGTGATGGACCTGTCCACCGGCAAGCGCATCCACGAGACCCGTGAGCGCATCATCCGCAACTCCCCGGTGCCCATCGGCACGGTCCCGATCTACCAGGCCCTGGAGAAGGTCAACGGCGACCCCACCGCGCTGAGCTGGGAGGTCTACCGCGAGACCATCATCGAGCAGGCCGAGCAGGGCGTCGACTACATGACCGTCCACGCGGGCGTGCTGCTGCGCTACGTGCCGCTCGCGGCCCGCCGCGTCACCGGCATCGTCTCGCGCGGCGGCTCCATCATGGCCGCGTGGTGCCTGGCCCACCACAAGGAGAGCTTCCTCTACACGCACTACGAGGAGCTCTGCGAGATCTTCCGCGAGTACGACATCACCTTCTCCCTCGGTGACGGCCTGCGCCCGGGCTCCATCGCCGACGCCAACGACGAGGCGCAGTTCGCGGAGCTGCGCACGCTCGGAGAGCTCACGCACATCGCCCGCGCGCACGACGTGCAGGTGATGATCGAGGGCCCCGGACACGTGCCGATGAACAAGATCGCGGAGAACGTGCGCCTGGAGGAGGAGCTGTGCGGCGAGGCGCCGTTCTACACGCTCGGCCCCCTCGCGACCGACGTCGCCCCCGGGTACGACCACATCACGTCGGCCATCGGCGCCGCGCAGATCGGCTGGCTGGGCACCGCGATGCTCTGCTACGTCACGCCCAAGGAGCACCTGGGCCTGCCCAACCGCGACGACGTCAAGACCGGCGTCATCACCTACAAGCTCGCCGCGCACTCCGCGGACATCGCCAAGGGCCACCCCAAGGCGCAGGAGTGGGACGACGAGCTGTCCAAGGCGCGGTTCGAGTTCCGCTGGCAGGACCAGTTCCATCTCGCCCTCGACCCCGAGACGGCACAGGCCTTCCACGACGAGACCCTGCCCGCCGAACCCGCCAAGACCGCGCACTTCTGCTCCATGTGCGGGCCGAAGTTCTGCTCCATGAAGATCTCCCAGGACGTGCGCAGGTACGCCGAGGAGAACGGACTGGACACCGTCGCCGCGATCGAGAAGGGCATGGCGGACAAGTCCGAGGAGTTTGCCGAGCACGGCAACCGGGTGTACCTGCCCCTGGCCGACTGA
- a CDS encoding SOS response-associated peptidase gives MCGRYAQSRNQHELQLAFDLPEEVLPEDPDPRAWPPLEELAPDYNISPGRPVYAVLGPPPQGDAPAEPGPVSLHTMRWGLVPSWAKDRNIGYRMINARSETIADKPAFRTAFRRRRCLLPADAYYEWQLVGKDGRVEASTSPVTDPHHKKRKARAAKKPYAIRYPDGAPLALAGIFERWRDPEADENDPAAWLWSCAVVTTDAAPALAHIHERMPVVLPADTWSTWLDPEAGTDELLHVLARTPAEGFAVDEVSTDVNTIKNNAPDLLTPVAATGGAEPDTLF, from the coding sequence ATGTGCGGTCGCTATGCCCAGTCCCGGAACCAGCACGAGCTCCAGCTCGCCTTCGACCTGCCCGAGGAGGTCCTGCCCGAGGACCCCGATCCCCGGGCCTGGCCGCCGCTGGAGGAGCTGGCCCCGGACTACAACATCTCGCCCGGCCGGCCCGTGTACGCGGTCCTCGGCCCGCCGCCCCAGGGCGACGCGCCCGCCGAGCCCGGACCGGTCTCGCTGCACACCATGCGCTGGGGCCTGGTCCCCTCCTGGGCCAAGGACCGCAACATCGGCTACCGGATGATCAACGCGCGCAGCGAGACCATCGCCGACAAGCCCGCCTTCCGCACCGCCTTCCGCCGGCGGCGCTGCCTCCTGCCGGCCGACGCCTACTACGAGTGGCAGCTGGTCGGCAAGGACGGACGGGTCGAGGCCAGCACCTCGCCCGTCACCGACCCCCACCACAAGAAGCGCAAGGCCAGGGCGGCCAAGAAGCCCTACGCCATCCGCTACCCGGACGGCGCCCCCCTGGCCCTGGCCGGGATCTTCGAGCGGTGGCGCGACCCCGAGGCCGACGAGAACGACCCCGCCGCCTGGCTCTGGAGCTGCGCGGTCGTGACCACCGACGCGGCGCCCGCCCTCGCCCACATCCACGAGCGCATGCCCGTCGTCCTGCCCGCGGACACCTGGTCCACGTGGCTGGACCCGGAGGCCGGCACCGACGAGCTCCTGCACGTGCTGGCGCGGACCCCGGCCGAGGGCTTCGCGGTGGACGAGGTCTCCACCGACGTCAACACCATCAAGAACAACGCCCCTGACCTGCTCACGCCGGTCGCCGCGACCGGTGGCGCCGAACCGGACACACTTTTCTGA
- a CDS encoding DUF3068 domain-containing protein, translated as MTADTGSQVGPLVQARRPLPKGTVAVAAGAFLLTLAALLPLYVHDRVALIPASAEFSVAMVDGEAGYLDTSRWAWVDAVELRRVTRVEATAHGNDWSAWEMVVDTSLPDRMIDHAARRVIVDRETGRAVNCCGEHVNGDRAVRQAGLVHHWPAGASEDDYPYYDAEVRSAPVLEFDDWDEVAGLRTGRYTQSVNATQVPDSARPVPASLFTAGAEGTVAATRWLEVTRTFWVEPITGIVVHATEQREETLRPRDGHGEVPLLSAELALEEPQVAANAEQARVRSVLLRALDSWAPGALGPLGALAVLVGLVRAWRARGTGDTAVAGPGTGDAAHAADADADADADAVEDEGGTVSAGPRDVGAEP; from the coding sequence ATGACCGCCGACACCGGGAGCCAGGTCGGCCCCCTCGTCCAGGCGAGGCGGCCGCTGCCCAAGGGCACGGTCGCCGTGGCGGCCGGGGCGTTCCTGCTGACCCTGGCCGCCCTGCTGCCGCTCTACGTCCACGACCGCGTCGCGCTCATCCCGGCCTCCGCCGAGTTCTCGGTGGCCATGGTCGACGGCGAGGCCGGCTACCTCGACACCTCCCGGTGGGCCTGGGTCGACGCCGTCGAGCTGCGGCGCGTGACCCGGGTGGAGGCCACCGCGCACGGGAACGACTGGTCGGCGTGGGAGATGGTCGTGGACACCTCGCTGCCGGACCGCATGATCGACCACGCCGCCCGCCGCGTCATCGTCGACCGCGAGACCGGACGCGCCGTGAACTGCTGCGGCGAGCACGTCAACGGCGACCGCGCCGTCCGTCAGGCCGGCCTGGTGCACCACTGGCCCGCCGGCGCGTCCGAGGACGACTACCCCTACTACGACGCCGAGGTGCGCTCGGCCCCCGTACTGGAGTTCGACGACTGGGACGAGGTCGCCGGGCTCAGGACCGGCCGCTACACCCAGTCGGTGAACGCCACCCAGGTGCCCGACTCCGCCCGCCCGGTGCCCGCCTCGCTCTTCACCGCGGGCGCCGAGGGCACCGTGGCCGCGACCCGGTGGCTGGAGGTCACGCGCACGTTCTGGGTGGAGCCGATCACGGGGATCGTGGTCCACGCCACGGAGCAGCGGGAGGAGACCCTGCGCCCCCGCGACGGCCACGGGGAGGTCCCGCTGCTGAGCGCCGAACTCGCCCTGGAGGAACCGCAGGTCGCCGCCAACGCCGAGCAGGCCCGGGTGCGGTCCGTCCTGCTCCGGGCGCTGGACTCCTGGGCGCCCGGAGCGCTGGGGCCGCTGGGCGCGCTGGCCGTCCTGGTCGGCCTGGTCCGCGCCTGGCGGGCCCGCGGCACCGGGGACACCGCCGTGGCGGGACCCGGGACGGGCGACGCGGCCCACGCGGCCGACGCCGACGCCGACGCCGACGCCGACGCGGTCGAGGACGAGGGCGGGACGGTGTCGGCCGGACCCAGGGATGTCGGGGCGGAGCCGTAG
- a CDS encoding alpha-(1->3)-arabinofuranosyltransferase — protein MTSAESTVRREPEDSRAPSAPGGGLDEKLLARLKVLTVCLLLGALAASINPGRIVSDTKIDLTADPLGFMERALHLWDAAYFGQIQNQAYGYFFPNGPFHLVLDLAGMPDWLIQRLWMAVLLIAAFTGVYKVAEALGLGTVNTRILAGVAYALAPRVLTLLSYNSAELQPMLLMPWILLPLIIGARNGAGDPDGRPAASPLKMAFLSGAAFLLCGGTNAASELAVLVVPGLYLLTRAPGPRKRRLIAWWSVALVLASFWYIAPLLLMSRYVYSFMPYTEDAAVTTGITSLLNALRGTSNWMGFLPDQGNTALPSGAELSTTPWLIAATALVAGLGLAGLINRRTPERLFLIACLLTGTAVIVAGYTGDLTGPLAGTMRDLLDGALAPFRNVHKFDALIRLPLVLGLAHLPVVVARDRADRRSTPVSARLRRTVAGLAATAFLVTLLPIGAVGIAPAGGYERMPQYWTEATDWLEERSDERGMTMALPGSARGEYEWGRPLDEPMQPLLSGAWTNHQIIPWGSAGVSRLNHEIDQRVSSGRGSAGLSATFARLGVTHLIVRNDLQRVGNNGGWPARVHQALRTSPGIAEAAEFGPVIGSLDHQSASQWFDQPYRALTVYEVADAAPTVGTVPADEAVRVTGGPESLLHLAEQGLITDDRPVLLGDDPGAEEIAAADTVVTDTARRREVVYSDVRRNVSATLTEDQELERDVPAPDILDPAWEDHVAHARDLGLASVTASSAESGADARGSDRDPGNTPHAALDGDLATSWRSSAFTGAIGEWLEVEFTEPRDLDGLSMAFEQLPGEPPPSRVTLVTDNGESDVPVAETGDPQDLVAPPGLTSTLRVRVDELAWEPEYRFGTRVGIADLSLPGLEADRTLVVPGPADAGTLLFTGSTGTAPGCMEGSHVWVCNPRLQVRGEDSRRLDRTFELSEDSASGSHRVSGEVVLTDPREAENAANRAGGYPTVTSSSTAVEHPASMGRGALDDDESTVWYPDPEEKEPWLDIDLGEPTTLEYLDVDFPRADSVLRPIRVTVEGGDTVREGWLDGSGRVDFASMTADSLRVTFERPEDQALEIGSIGVPGVDPVEPAPEGDAATACGLGPTLRVNDQRVETRISGGTLADQLTGRPVSYESCTDLDLVGGTNRVEVDPGNRYEVRSAVVDSADALADRPEVTMAEVETVHGWGPSGRSFDVDVDEDSLLVVNENFNEGWAARLEGSDGPLEPVRLEGWKQAWVLPAGSAGTVTLEYTPDQAYHAALLIGFQLAVVLVLVAVWPRSRRARTSPPRWGRALPAAEPGWLGRWVVLPLGLVYGVWVAGWAGAALVGLILLCMWWLGRRAPKGLRHAKPGRPSMGGRLLPHLAGPWTVTVALVLAGLAMAAGTYLALYMPFHDVSQVFGGPLRGWVPQALCLPALARLVLALGQRGLDEDADDDPPGARARSGGDAVPGIAAGSPAGEDGEPGGGGGVPGGVPGGGPADPSRPDGAVTAHGPTAGDGAADRPAAADTEEART, from the coding sequence GTGACTTCGGCGGAATCCACCGTCAGGCGCGAACCGGAGGATTCCAGAGCACCGTCCGCCCCCGGCGGAGGACTGGACGAGAAGCTGCTGGCGCGGCTGAAGGTCCTCACGGTGTGTCTGCTCCTGGGCGCGCTGGCGGCCAGCATCAACCCCGGCAGAATCGTCAGCGACACCAAGATCGACCTGACGGCCGACCCGCTGGGGTTCATGGAGCGAGCCCTGCACCTGTGGGACGCCGCCTACTTCGGGCAGATCCAGAACCAGGCCTACGGGTACTTCTTCCCCAACGGCCCCTTCCACCTGGTGCTCGACCTGGCCGGCATGCCCGACTGGCTCATCCAGCGGCTGTGGATGGCCGTCCTGCTCATCGCCGCGTTCACGGGCGTGTACAAGGTGGCCGAGGCCCTGGGCCTGGGCACGGTCAACACCCGCATCCTCGCCGGGGTCGCCTACGCCCTCGCGCCGCGCGTGCTGACCCTGCTGTCCTACAACTCCGCCGAGCTGCAGCCGATGCTGCTCATGCCGTGGATCCTGCTGCCGCTGATCATCGGCGCGCGCAACGGCGCCGGAGACCCCGACGGCAGGCCCGCGGCCTCCCCCCTCAAGATGGCCTTCCTGTCCGGCGCGGCCTTCCTGCTGTGCGGCGGCACCAACGCGGCCTCCGAACTGGCCGTCCTGGTCGTGCCCGGCCTCTACCTGCTCACCCGTGCCCCCGGGCCCCGCAAGCGGCGCCTCATCGCCTGGTGGTCGGTCGCGCTCGTCCTGGCCTCGTTCTGGTACATCGCCCCGCTGCTGCTCATGTCGCGGTACGTGTACTCGTTCATGCCCTACACCGAGGACGCCGCGGTCACCACCGGCATCACCTCGCTGCTCAACGCGCTGCGCGGGACCTCCAACTGGATGGGCTTCCTGCCCGACCAGGGCAACACCGCGCTGCCCTCCGGCGCGGAACTGTCCACCACCCCCTGGCTGATCGCCGCCACCGCCCTGGTCGCCGGACTCGGCCTGGCCGGACTCATCAACCGCCGCACCCCCGAGCGCCTCTTCCTCATCGCCTGCCTCCTCACCGGCACGGCGGTGATCGTCGCGGGCTACACCGGCGACCTCACCGGACCCCTCGCCGGCACCATGCGCGACCTCCTCGACGGCGCGCTCGCCCCGTTCCGCAACGTCCACAAGTTCGACGCGCTGATCCGACTGCCCCTCGTCCTGGGCCTGGCCCACCTGCCGGTGGTCGTGGCCCGCGACCGGGCCGACCGGCGCTCGACCCCCGTCTCGGCGCGCCTGCGCCGGACGGTCGCCGGCCTGGCCGCCACCGCCTTCCTGGTCACCCTGCTGCCCATCGGCGCGGTCGGCATCGCCCCGGCCGGCGGCTACGAGCGCATGCCCCAGTACTGGACCGAGGCCACCGACTGGCTGGAGGAGCGCTCCGACGAGCGCGGCATGACGATGGCCCTGCCGGGGTCGGCGCGCGGCGAGTACGAGTGGGGCCGTCCCCTCGACGAACCCATGCAGCCGCTGCTCTCGGGCGCCTGGACCAACCACCAGATCATCCCGTGGGGCTCGGCGGGCGTCTCCCGCCTCAACCACGAGATCGACCAGCGGGTCTCCTCCGGGCGCGGCTCGGCGGGGCTCTCCGCCACCTTCGCCCGCCTGGGCGTCACCCACCTCATCGTCCGCAACGACCTCCAGCGCGTGGGCAACAACGGCGGCTGGCCCGCCCGCGTGCACCAGGCGCTGCGCACCTCGCCCGGCATCGCCGAGGCCGCGGAGTTCGGCCCCGTCATCGGCTCCCTGGACCACCAGTCGGCGTCCCAGTGGTTCGACCAGCCCTACCGGGCGCTCACGGTCTACGAGGTCGCCGACGCCGCGCCGACCGTCGGCACCGTTCCCGCCGACGAGGCCGTGCGCGTCACCGGCGGCCCCGAGTCCCTGCTGCACCTGGCCGAACAGGGCCTGATCACCGACGACCGCCCCGTCCTGCTCGGCGACGACCCGGGCGCCGAGGAGATCGCCGCCGCCGACACGGTCGTCACCGACACCGCGCGCCGCCGCGAGGTCGTCTACTCCGACGTGCGCCGCAACGTCTCGGCGACCCTGACCGAGGACCAGGAGCTCGAACGCGACGTCCCCGCGCCCGACATCCTGGACCCGGCGTGGGAGGACCACGTCGCCCACGCCCGCGATCTGGGCCTCGCCTCGGTCACCGCCTCCTCCGCCGAGAGCGGGGCCGACGCCCGCGGCTCCGACCGCGACCCCGGCAACACCCCGCACGCCGCCCTGGACGGCGACCTGGCCACCTCCTGGCGCTCCAGCGCGTTCACGGGCGCCATCGGCGAGTGGCTGGAGGTCGAGTTCACCGAACCGCGCGACCTCGACGGGCTCAGCATGGCCTTCGAGCAGCTGCCCGGCGAACCGCCGCCCTCGCGCGTCACGCTCGTCACCGACAACGGGGAGTCCGACGTCCCGGTGGCCGAGACCGGCGACCCCCAGGACCTCGTCGCCCCGCCCGGCCTCACCTCGACCCTGCGCGTGCGCGTGGACGAGCTCGCCTGGGAACCGGAGTACCGCTTCGGCACCCGCGTGGGCATCGCCGACCTGTCCCTGCCAGGCCTGGAGGCCGACCGCACCCTCGTCGTGCCCGGGCCCGCCGACGCCGGCACCCTGCTGTTCACCGGTTCCACCGGCACGGCGCCGGGCTGCATGGAGGGCTCGCACGTGTGGGTGTGCAACCCCCGGCTCCAGGTGCGGGGCGAGGACTCACGGCGCCTGGACCGCACGTTCGAGCTGTCGGAGGACTCCGCGTCGGGGTCGCACCGGGTCTCCGGAGAGGTCGTGCTCACCGACCCCCGCGAGGCGGAGAACGCGGCCAACCGCGCGGGCGGATACCCGACGGTGACGTCCTCCTCCACCGCCGTGGAGCACCCGGCGTCGATGGGCCGCGGCGCGCTGGACGACGACGAGAGCACCGTCTGGTACCCCGACCCCGAGGAGAAGGAGCCCTGGCTCGACATCGACCTCGGTGAGCCCACCACCCTGGAGTACCTGGACGTCGACTTCCCCCGCGCCGACAGCGTGCTGCGGCCGATCAGGGTGACCGTCGAGGGCGGGGACACCGTACGCGAGGGCTGGCTGGACGGAAGCGGCCGCGTCGACTTCGCGTCCATGACCGCCGACAGCCTGCGCGTGACCTTCGAGCGGCCCGAGGACCAGGCGCTGGAGATCGGCTCCATCGGTGTGCCCGGCGTCGACCCGGTCGAGCCGGCGCCCGAGGGCGACGCCGCCACCGCGTGCGGGCTGGGCCCGACCCTGCGCGTCAACGACCAGCGCGTGGAGACCCGCATCAGCGGGGGCACGCTCGCCGACCAGCTCACCGGCCGGCCGGTGAGCTACGAGTCCTGCACCGACCTCGACCTGGTCGGGGGCACCAACCGCGTCGAGGTCGACCCGGGCAACCGCTACGAGGTCCGCTCGGCCGTGGTGGACTCCGCCGACGCGCTCGCCGACCGGCCCGAGGTCACCATGGCCGAGGTCGAGACGGTGCACGGCTGGGGCCCCAGCGGGCGCAGCTTCGACGTGGACGTGGACGAGGACAGCCTGCTCGTGGTCAACGAGAACTTCAACGAGGGCTGGGCGGCCCGGCTGGAGGGCTCCGACGGGCCGCTCGAACCGGTCCGTCTGGAGGGCTGGAAGCAGGCCTGGGTCCTGCCCGCGGGCAGCGCGGGGACGGTCACCCTGGAGTACACGCCCGATCAGGCCTACCACGCGGCACTGCTCATCGGCTTCCAGCTGGCCGTGGTGCTCGTCCTCGTGGCCGTGTGGCCCCGGAGCCGGCGCGCGCGCACGTCGCCGCCGCGCTGGGGGCGCGCCCTGCCCGCCGCCGAGCCGGGCTGGCTCGGCCGCTGGGTCGTGCTGCCCCTCGGGCTCGTCTACGGCGTCTGGGTGGCCGGCTGGGCCGGCGCCGCCCTGGTCGGACTCATCCTGCTGTGCATGTGGTGGCTGGGCCGCCGGGCGCCCAAGGGCCTGCGGCACGCCAAACCCGGGCGGCCGTCGATGGGCGGGCGGCTCCTGCCCCACCTGGCGGGCCCGTGGACGGTGACGGTGGCCCTGGTGCTGGCCGGACTGGCGATGGCCGCCGGCACCTACCTGGCGCTGTACATGCCCTTCCACGACGTCTCCCAGGTGTTCGGCGGCCCGCTGCGCGGATGGGTGCCCCAGGCGCTGTGCCTGCCCGCCCTGGCCCGGCTGGTGCTCGCCCTGGGCCAGCGCGGCCTCGACGAGGACGCCGACGACGACCCGCCCGGTGCGCGCGCCAGGTCCGGCGGGGACGCCGTGCCCGGTATCGCCGCCGGCTCCCCGGCCGGAGAGGACGGGGAGCCCGGCGGCGGGGGCGGCGTCCCCGGGGGTGTGCCCGGCGGCGGGCCCGCGGACCCGTCCCGACCCGACGGGGCCGTCACGGCCCACGGCCCCACGGCCGGGGACGGCGCCGCCGACCGGCCCGCGGCGGCCGACACCGAGGAGGCCCGGACATGA
- a CDS encoding glycosyltransferase family 4 protein has protein sequence MVFQKVHHRVAPDTSAVTAPAPAAVTAPSAVPAVTVPEPPTDPGPRLDGVRLVMINWRDPWQSTAGGAEEYAWRISRHLAGRGAIVTFLTSREPHQARVETKDGIVIRRMGGRFTVYPRVMAWLALWRREYHLAFDCMNGIPFLSRLVLRRRTRVVSVVHHVHDLQFNAYFPAPLAWFGRFMESAVASWVYRGCTTVTVSESSRAAMRDKLGWRAPIEIIHNGGVPAPALCPPRSGEDAGPASTGFPAIVSLGRLVVQKRVSRVVDLAAGLRGSHPDLRVHIIGRGPEGDHLADQIERDGLGDAVRLHGFLPEADKNRLLASCDLHVTASEFEGWGLTVIEAARLGVPTVAYDVDGLRDSVRHGETGWLVRDGEDLADVVDRALAELSDPRRAAEVRGACRAWAAQFTWEASGARMARLVAGELRLADPAATPGTHDSAAGKKEKM, from the coding sequence GTGGTCTTCCAGAAGGTCCACCACAGGGTCGCACCCGACACCTCCGCGGTCACGGCCCCCGCCCCGGCCGCGGTCACGGCCCCGTCCGCGGTCCCGGCCGTGACGGTTCCCGAGCCGCCCACCGACCCGGGCCCGCGCCTGGACGGCGTGCGGCTCGTCATGATCAACTGGCGCGACCCCTGGCAGAGCACCGCCGGAGGTGCCGAGGAGTACGCCTGGCGGATCAGCCGCCACCTGGCCGGACGCGGCGCCATCGTCACCTTCCTGACCAGCCGTGAGCCCCACCAGGCGCGCGTGGAGACCAAGGACGGGATCGTCATCCGCCGCATGGGCGGACGGTTCACCGTCTACCCCCGCGTGATGGCGTGGCTGGCCCTGTGGCGACGGGAGTACCACCTCGCCTTCGACTGCATGAACGGCATCCCGTTCCTGTCGCGGCTGGTCCTGCGCCGCCGGACCCGGGTCGTCAGCGTCGTCCACCACGTGCACGACCTCCAGTTCAACGCCTACTTCCCGGCTCCGCTGGCCTGGTTCGGGCGCTTCATGGAGTCCGCCGTCGCCTCCTGGGTCTACCGCGGCTGCACCACGGTCACCGTCTCGGAGTCCTCTCGCGCGGCGATGCGCGACAAACTCGGCTGGCGCGCGCCGATCGAGATCATCCACAACGGCGGCGTCCCGGCGCCCGCCCTGTGCCCGCCGCGGTCCGGTGAGGACGCCGGCCCCGCCTCCACCGGATTCCCGGCCATCGTCAGCCTCGGCCGCCTCGTCGTGCAAAAGCGCGTCTCCCGCGTGGTCGACCTCGCCGCCGGGCTGCGCGGGTCCCACCCCGACCTGCGCGTGCACATCATCGGCCGCGGACCCGAGGGCGACCACCTCGCCGACCAGATCGAGAGGGACGGCCTCGGCGACGCCGTGCGCCTGCACGGCTTCCTTCCGGAGGCGGACAAGAACCGCCTGCTGGCCTCCTGCGACCTGCACGTGACCGCCTCCGAGTTCGAGGGCTGGGGTCTGACCGTCATCGAGGCGGCCAGGCTCGGCGTCCCCACCGTGGCCTACGATGTGGACGGACTTCGCGATTCGGTACGACACGGCGAGACCGGGTGGCTGGTACGCGACGGCGAGGACCTCGCCGACGTGGTCGACCGGGCCCTGGCGGAGCTCTCCGACCCCCGGAGAGCGGCCGAGGTCCGCGGCGCCTGCCGGGCGTGGGCCGCCCAGTTCACCTGGGAGGCCAGCGGCGCACGGATGGCCCGTCTGGTCGCCGGAGAACTCCGGCTCGCCGACCCGGCCGCCACCCCCGGCACCCACGACTCCGCGGCGGGCAAGAAAGAGAAGATGTGA